The following are from one region of the Endozoicomonas sp. 4G genome:
- the corA gene encoding magnesium/cobalt transporter CorA gives MINAYYRDTEQYCITRIQTGTPLPENILWLDLVELDDSEDEWLKQECPGFIEDEDALYEIEASSRFFESETGFHIRSIFPHQAGHEFRSINVAFNLRDDQLVTLQDEPTALFRLMRNYLKLQHIKARTPIDILIALFDNKVQFLADTLEEVYESLEATSQHALSDEDTDVDELLKNITLQEDINGKVRLNLLDSQRCLRYLLKNCRHKLDDGQVDQVRDILRDIDSLTPHTGFLFDKINFLMDATMGFINLEQNNIIKIFSVAAVMFLPPTLIASIYGMNFRVMPELTASWGYPMALILMLASALGTYWFFKRKGWL, from the coding sequence ATGATCAACGCCTATTACCGTGATACCGAGCAGTACTGCATCACCCGCATACAGACCGGCACGCCCCTTCCGGAAAATATCCTCTGGCTGGACCTTGTTGAACTGGACGACAGCGAGGATGAATGGCTGAAGCAGGAATGTCCGGGGTTTATAGAAGACGAAGATGCACTGTATGAGATCGAAGCCTCTTCTCGATTTTTTGAAAGCGAGACAGGTTTTCATATTCGCTCTATTTTCCCCCATCAGGCAGGTCATGAATTTCGCAGTATCAACGTTGCCTTCAACCTTCGCGACGATCAACTGGTCACTCTTCAGGATGAACCTACTGCCCTGTTCCGGTTAATGAGGAACTACCTGAAGCTGCAACACATCAAGGCACGAACCCCCATCGATATTTTGATCGCGCTTTTTGACAATAAAGTTCAGTTTCTGGCCGATACCCTGGAAGAGGTTTACGAGAGTCTCGAAGCCACCAGCCAGCACGCCCTTTCTGATGAAGACACTGACGTCGATGAACTGTTAAAAAATATTACCCTGCAGGAAGATATAAACGGCAAAGTTCGTCTTAACCTGCTGGATAGCCAGCGCTGCCTCAGATACCTCCTGAAAAACTGTCGTCACAAGCTGGACGATGGACAGGTTGATCAGGTGCGCGATATTTTGCGTGATATTGACTCTCTGACACCCCATACAGGCTTTCTTTTTGACAAGATCAACTTTCTGATGGATGCCACCATGGGTTTCATCAATCTGGAACAGAACAATATCATCAAGATATTTTCTGTAGCCGCCGTTATGTTTCTCCCCCCGACCCTGATTGCCAGCATTTACGGCATGAACTTTCGGGTCATGCCGGAACTCACTGCCAGCTGGGGGTATCCTATGGCTTTGATTCTGATGTTGGCCAGTGCTCTTGGCACCTATTGGTTCTTTAAACGGAAAGGCTGGTTGTAA